The genomic stretch CCCGTTCCGATAACGAGCAATTGGGCTGTTTGAACATCGCCCATCAGCAGGTAGGTCATGGCAAGACTACAAAGGGCGTAATCGGTCAGGTAGGTATCTTTGAGCTGGCGTGCCAGGGTGAGTCCATCCTCGATCATGCTGAGGGCATGATCGTAGCATCCCTGATCCTGGTAGACATCTCCCAGGCTTACCAGGGCGTAGGCCTCACCACGGCGGAAGCGGATAGGACCCCGGGCGATGGCCAGCGCCTGGGTGAGTACTTGCTCGGCTGCGGCAAACTCGCCCTGGCGTTGTTTCGTTACTCCCAGACCGATCAGGTTATCCACTTTGCCCCATTCGTCGTTAAGTGATTCCCAGCACTGGATGGCGCGGGTGCGATGATGCTCGGAAAGGGTATGTTTGCCCAACATGCCATAGGCGTTCGCGAGCATACTATGCAGGTGAGCTACCTGGCGAACCGTGCCCTCACGTTGCCACAACTGCAAGGCATGTTGTAACTCCAGGATGCCGGTGGAGAAATCGCCGCGCATGTTCGAACAGATACCGAGGCGATGATGAGCTTCGGCGCGCAGCCTGACCTGCTGGGGTGGTAATTGAGCAAGAACCTGGTGACAGAGGGCCTGAGCCTGGGCATACTCTCCAGCCTGAAAAAGAGCTGAACCGCGCGCGAGCGCAATTTGCGCCCGGAGTACGGGAACCTCATCTTCCGCAATCCCCTCTGCCTGTGCGGAGAGCGCCTGGTCTGCTTTTTCAAGTAGGGGGAGCGCGCTGACATATTCCCCCAGTGCCAGGTGAATATTGGCGCGCGCCAGGAGTAACCGCGGATAGCGTTCAACGGTGGCGGCAGGCAGGGCGTTGATCCAGCGTGCGAGGGTGGCGGTATGCCCCTGCGTCTGTTCTTGCTCATACGCCTCAGCAATGAGAGCGGCGGCGAACTCGTTCTCCTGGGCTTCTAGAGCGTGATAGATGGCCGAGTCGTAGTCTCTGGCGGCATGAAATAAGACGGCTGCGCGGTGATGCAGGGACGCGTACTGTTCAGGAGCTTGAGTGCGTAATTCTTCCAGGAGCAATTCGCGCAGCACGGGATGACAACGATAGGCGAGTTGCGGGCCATCGCCACTGCGTGAGACAAAGAGGCCTTGCCGTTCGAGGTAATCAAGGCGTTCGGCGGCGTCCGGGATGTCGAGCAGGGAAGCGCAAAGCGAGGGCAGCATCTGCTGAAAGATGGCAGCGCCTTTCAAAAAGGCGTACACCTCTGGTTCGCGGTTGAAGACTTCATTGGCCAGGTACGAGAACAGATTCTGCCGTCCCATACGCATGGCGGGCGATCCCCAGAACGAGGTGGGGGTTCCACCGGGGCTGACAAACTGCAAATCTCCCAGGCGCGTACCGAGCAAGATGCCGGCGATCCAGCCATCGAAAGACGCGACGAGTTGCTGGGCTTCCTCCTCTGACAGGGGTTCGATGCCCTGCAGGCGAGCGAGATCGCGAATCTCTTGCACCGAGAAACGCAAGCCATTGCTGCCGAGGCCAAACATTTCGCGCCGGGCCAGCAGGGGAGCAAATTCGAGGGAAGGCATAGCGCGGCTCTCAATGACGATGACGCATTGAGGGGGCAGCTTTTGCAGCAATCGGTTGACCAGGTGATTCACATCCGGGTTCGAGTTCACCTCGTGATAGTTGCTCAAGATGAGTGCGAAACGTTCGGGAATTTCGGCCCCAATACGTTCTGCCAGCATATCGATCACCGCTTCACACTGATCGATATATGCTGCCCGCTCGCCAGCTGTAGCTGATATAGCCGCGGCCAGCAGTGAGTCGAGGGAGGCACCGAACTGCGGGAAACGCTGGCGGATGCTGGCAATGAGGAGTTCCAAAAAGGTGATCTTATCCGCATCCTGCGGAGTGAGGAAATACCAGCAACAGGGCATAGCAGTGTCGCGTTCAAAATCAGCAAGCAAGGTGGTTTTGCCATAGCCGGCAGGGGCACAGATCATTACCAGTTTACACCACCGGGGTCCCCCGCTGCTGCCGGATGAGGGACCGAGCATCACTTCGCGAAGAGCAGCAACAAGCTCCTCGCGATGGAGTACTGTTGGTAGTAAGCCTGGGCCGGTGATTCTTCTCGACGAAGACGTATGCATGAGAGCCATTCGCTCCATTTCTAGAAATGAGGGCACCGGAATCGATATTGATAGTGTGGAGACCGGGTTTCCCAGCGCTAGTCCGAGGGCTTCCCACAGTCAAATGAAACAACCAGACTACTGTTAGTAAGTGTCCAGTTGCATGATACAATGCTTTTCTTTTTTTGTCTACTTTCATCCTGAAAAATCTTTTCCCTCAGTTTCAGGAAAGAGAGATGTTAGCAGAGCTGCTTCTTTCCTCTGCGGCCGGTACCCATAGAACCAGTCAGTATAGGTGAAATCGTCGGGTGCGCGCGCCGCCAAAAGCGCGTTGCGAAGCAGGGCGGTGACACCATCGCTATGAATAATATCGCCGAAAAGACGCGCCGAACGCTGCACGCGCGCCGTACGGGGAATACGTTCTTCCTGATAGGCCCGAAACGCGGCTGTTACGTTTCCTGGATGCCTGGCAACGGCGTCCGCCAGGCACACGGCATCTTCCAGCGCCTGGCAGGCTCCCTGGGCAATATGTTGGAGCATAGGGTGCGCGGCATCGCCTAGCAGCGTGATGCGATGGCGCGTCCAGTTATCAGCAGGTAATCGATCATAGAGCGGCCAGCGCCGGTCTCGTTTCACACGAGTTAAGGCCCGTTTCACGCTCTCATGTGTTTTGGCAAAATGCGCTTCCAGTTCGTCTTCCGTACCCCAGTCATCGGTATCTGGCCGGTAGCGCTCGCTTTTGAATACGGCCACCTGATTATACAGTTTGCCGCCGCGCAGCGGATACTGGATGAGGTGCAAGTTTGGGCCAATCCAATAGCGGATGGTATCCAGCCCGGCGCTTTCGATGACTTCCTCCATCGGAATCGCGCCCCGATAGGCCACAAATTCCACACAGATCGGGTCTCCATCACCAATCACGTAGTTGCGAACGGTAGACCATAGCCCGTCGGCGCCGATCAAAGCGCTGCATTCATAGGTTGCACCATTGGCGCAACGAACGCACGCGCCATCGCCCAGGTCCTCAACGGCGATGACCTCGCGGTTGGTTTCTAAGGTGATGGCATTGCTCTGCTGGCAAGCATGCAGCAGAATCATGAGCAAGTCATTGCGATGCAGGACAAAATAGGGATACGTATAGGCGCGCCGGAACTGCTCACCGAAATCCAGTATCGTGAGCGTATTGTTGGAGAGGGCATCCACCAGCAGAAGCCGTTGGGGATAGACCGCATAGGCGCGTGTTTCGCCGAGGACACCCAGCTCATCGAGCGCTCTTGATCCATTCGGAGCGATCTGAATTCCCGCTCCGATCTCGCCGAACTCCTGCGCTTTCTCGATCACGTGAACCGGGTAGCCCTTTCGTGAGAGGGCCAAAGCAGTCGCAAGGCCACCCAACCCACCCCCAATTACCAGAAAAGGAATGCGATGGAGTTGATTCATTCCCTACCTACTTTCAGGAGCTTTCAAAGCAGCCGGGCAGGCATGATTGCGCCTTTTATCAGAAAATAGGCGATATTTACTGCTGATTGATGTGCATACGCTCCTCAGCAGCATATGCATCTCATAAAAAGACTATCCTATAAAAGCTTGCAGTGTCAAGTGCCTGCCTCATGCAGTTTGGACCATGTGCCCGTCACTCCCCTCGCCGTAGAGGTCGACGGTTTTGAGGTCGCAGGGCAGGCAGTTGAAAGTGCGAATCCGCGCCAATCTGCAAAATCTTGCAAAAGGCTGCGCATCCGGGTACGATTGAAGCAGCAAGAAGGGCATCTTTTTTCTGACAATGCTGGCAGGATATGGCTGGACGATGCCAGAGTTTCTAGGCGCGGGAGGATACA from Ktedonobacteraceae bacterium encodes the following:
- a CDS encoding BTAD domain-containing putative transcriptional regulator is translated as MHTSSSRRITGPGLLPTVLHREELVAALREVMLGPSSGSSGGPRWCKLVMICAPAGYGKTTLLADFERDTAMPCCWYFLTPQDADKITFLELLIASIRQRFPQFGASLDSLLAAAISATAGERAAYIDQCEAVIDMLAERIGAEIPERFALILSNYHEVNSNPDVNHLVNRLLQKLPPQCVIVIESRAMPSLEFAPLLARREMFGLGSNGLRFSVQEIRDLARLQGIEPLSEEEAQQLVASFDGWIAGILLGTRLGDLQFVSPGGTPTSFWGSPAMRMGRQNLFSYLANEVFNREPEVYAFLKGAAIFQQMLPSLCASLLDIPDAAERLDYLERQGLFVSRSGDGPQLAYRCHPVLRELLLEELRTQAPEQYASLHHRAAVLFHAARDYDSAIYHALEAQENEFAAALIAEAYEQEQTQGHTATLARWINALPAATVERYPRLLLARANIHLALGEYVSALPLLEKADQALSAQAEGIAEDEVPVLRAQIALARGSALFQAGEYAQAQALCHQVLAQLPPQQVRLRAEAHHRLGICSNMRGDFSTGILELQHALQLWQREGTVRQVAHLHSMLANAYGMLGKHTLSEHHRTRAIQCWESLNDEWGKVDNLIGLGVTKQRQGEFAAAEQVLTQALAIARGPIRFRRGEAYALVSLGDVYQDQGCYDHALSMIEDGLTLARQLKDTYLTDYALCSLAMTYLLMGDVQTAQLLVIGTGEEEPSQAVESYEVATRQLVLGTVRLYQCQYDEACALLKEVENALCTLGLTRERIQASIRRAACLHAQGEKSAAVRCLKEAAELASQHGYEQLASLELTRIPDLLKAVQGMPDIARLYHLPPQETGKQEHEAEPANPPVGTIPGSCPQETSRLQVQALGEPTVILDGVPITHWRMARAMELFFLLLDAGKPLHKEQILVALWPDEQHDQTLRSTVYYLRKVLGEASIIYRAGNYSLDLAPLYGNRVYYDVAVFQERYASAKELLAVEDHTGAEASLKEMVALYHGDFLRSFYSDWCMPRRDELRRIYIDARSRLAHLAWQREDFSECANQWQRLLALDRCLEEAHYGLMRCYLRQGKRGLALRQYQQCASVLHDELGVKPGPAIQNLYERITGNH
- a CDS encoding FAD-dependent monooxygenase, whose translation is MNQLHRIPFLVIGGGLGGLATALALSRKGYPVHVIEKAQEFGEIGAGIQIAPNGSRALDELGVLGETRAYAVYPQRLLLVDALSNNTLTILDFGEQFRRAYTYPYFVLHRNDLLMILLHACQQSNAITLETNREVIAVEDLGDGACVRCANGATYECSALIGADGLWSTVRNYVIGDGDPICVEFVAYRGAIPMEEVIESAGLDTIRYWIGPNLHLIQYPLRGGKLYNQVAVFKSERYRPDTDDWGTEDELEAHFAKTHESVKRALTRVKRDRRWPLYDRLPADNWTRHRITLLGDAAHPMLQHIAQGACQALEDAVCLADAVARHPGNVTAAFRAYQEERIPRTARVQRSARLFGDIIHSDGVTALLRNALLAARAPDDFTYTDWFYGYRPQRKEAALLTSLFPETEGKDFSG